One Cydia fagiglandana chromosome 11, ilCydFagi1.1, whole genome shotgun sequence genomic region harbors:
- the LOC134668663 gene encoding vitelline membrane protein Vm26Ab-like — MYKILIFACLLAFAAAKPLVVSYATPVAAAYTAPVAAAYTAPVAYSAYSAYSPLAYSAYSYAPYSAYYIFSILAAFVAFATAKPWGVSYGAPLAYSYASPLAYSAPVAYSAYDYGSPVVSAYTPYAAAPVAYAASPYSYYLKR, encoded by the exons ATGTACAAGATT CTGATCTTCGCCTGCCTCCTGGCCTTCGCCGCCGCCAAGCCGCTGGTGGTGAGCTACGCGACGCCTGTGGCGGCCGCGTACACGGCGCCTGTGGCGGCCGCATACACCGCTCCCGTCGCCTACTCTGCCTACTCCGCCTACTCGCCGCTCGCCTACTCTGCTTACAGCTACGCTCCCTACTCTGCCTACTAC ATTTTCTCAATCCTCGCCGCCTTCGTGGCATTCGCCACCGCTAAGCCATGGGGAGTGTCGTACGGGGCACCCCTGGCGTACTCCTACGCCTCACCTCTGGCGTACTCAGCACCCGTGGCGTACAGCGCCTATGACTACGGTTCGCCCGTCGTCTCTGCCTACACTCCGTACGCCGCTGCTCCTGTCGCCTACGCCGCTAGCCCTTACTCTTATTACCTAAAACGCTAA
- the LOC134668664 gene encoding vitelline membrane protein Vm26Ab-like — protein MFKLAFVALLSFAAAKPGIHSVAYPAVPAVAPVAAYTAAYTAPIAAAYTAPVAAAYTAPVAAAYTAAAYTAPVAAAYTAYSPYAAAYTAPAFAYLRK, from the exons ATGTTCAAGCtg gcCTTCGTCGCTCTTCTCTCCTTTGCCGCGGCCAAGCCCGGCATCCACTCCGTGGCGTACCCGGCGGTCCCAGCAGTAGCACCAGTCGCTGCGTACACCGCTGCGTACACAGCCCCTATTGCTGCCGCATACACTGCTCCTGTAGCTGCCGCTTACACTGCTCCCGTAGCCGCCGCATACACTGCTGCCGCGTATACCGCCCCTGTCGCGGCTGCGTACACTGCCTACTCCCCTTACGCGGCAGCGTACACGGCTCCTGCGTTCGCTTACCTCCGAAAATGA
- the LOC134668665 gene encoding vitelline membrane protein Vm26Ab-like, translating to MFKLLIAACFLAVAAAKPSVLAPVAAAYTAFPGPVAAAYSAPVAPAYTAAAFTAPAYTAAAYTAPVAGYSPLAYSAYSNAYTAPLSAYSAYGYAAPYSYYLRR from the exons ATGTTTAAGCTG TTGATCGCCGCCTGTTTCCTGGCCGTCGCCGCTGCTAAGCCCAGTGTACTAGCCCCCGTCGCCGCCGCGTACACTGCATTCCCCGGCCCTGTCGCTGCTGCGTACTCTGCGCCTGTAGCACCCGCCTACACTGCTGCAGCGTTCACTGCCCCGGCCTACACTGCTGCAGCCTACACTGCGCCCGTTGCAGGCTACTCTCCTTTAGCGTACTCCGCGTACAGTAATGCGTACACCGCTCCTCTTTCGGCGTACTCGGCTTACGGTTATGCCGCCCCTTACTCGTATTACCTCCGCCGTTGA